The DNA segment GATCAGACGCAGGTCGTGGATAGCGTTCCCTTCGTCGAAAGACGAGAGATCTTCGGCAACGGCGTTGACGAGCGGGCGCGGAAGATCGCGCGATACCAGCACGTTGACCAGCCGCGAGCCCATGATCGGCGTAAACGGCCCGACGACGAAGTCCTGATGCAGCGGCGTCCAATGCGCGGCATCCGGACGAGCCTCGAATGCCGAAAGATCGGCGAGGGCCGCAGGATGGGGCGACGGGCTGGGCGTGGTCTTCGCGTCGACGATCGTCGTCGTGACGTGGGATGCCGTGAGGCCGTTGACGATCACGAGGGCGCAAAACGCGCCAACGATGAACAACGCGCAAAGGCCTAATACGACCGCTCCAAAATCCCAAACCTTGGATTTCGAAGTGTCCTGCAGGTCAGGCATCCCTTCCCCTACGCCAGGAGTCAATTGGATGCCTTTATAAGCTCTTTCCCGCTATGGAGTTTACGCGTTGAAGGCCGTTATTTTGGCCGGCGGTCTCGGCACACGGATCAGCGAGGAAACCCTCGTGCGACCAAAACCGATGATCGAGATCGGCGGCCGGCCGATTCTTTGGCACATCATGAAGACGTATTCCGCGCACGGCGTGCACGAATTCATCGTCTGCTGCGGCTATAAGGGCTACATGATCAAAGAATACTTCGCAAACTACTCGCTCCACTCGTCCGACATCACGATCGATTTGGCGAAGAACGCTCTGCGAGTGCATCAGTCGAACGTCGAGCCTTGGAGCGTTACGCTGGTGGATACCGGCGACGCCACGCAAACCGGCGGCCGCCTCAAGCGCGTAGCCGAATACCTCGACGGGCAGGACTTCTGCTTTACGTACGGCGACGGCCTCAGCGACGTCAACGTAGCCGATCTCATCGCTTTTCATCAACGTCACGGCACGCTCGCTACCGTCACCGCGGTGCAGCCGCCCGGACGATTCGGTCAGCTCAAACTCGACCAGCAAAAGATTACGTCGTTCAACGAGAAGCCGCAGGGCGACGGCGCTTGGGTCAACGGCGGGTACTTCGTGCTTTCACCCAAAGTGCTCGACTATATTAGCGGAGACGATGCTTCCTGGGAGCGCGAGCCGGTCGAGCGGCTCGCCGCCGAAGGCAACCTTTCTGCGTTCGTGCATCGCGGCTTTTGGCAGCCGATGGATACGCTGCGCGACAAAATCGCGCTCGAAGAGATGTGGAATGCGAACAAAGCGCCGTGGAAGGTTTGGGATTGAATCCGAACTTTTGGCGCGGCAAGCGCGTTTTCGTCACCGGCAGCACCGGCTTCAAAGGCGCGTGGCTCTGCTATTGGCTTCACAGCGCGGGCGCCGACGTTCGCGGCTTCGCGCTCGCGCCGGAAGGAAACCCGAACCTCTATAAAGCGCTTGCCCTAGAAGAACTCGTCGCGAACGACATCGACGACGTCCGCGATCGCGAAGCCGTCGGCAAAGCCCTACTGGCCTCGCGCTGTGACGTCGTTTTCCATTTGGCCGCACAGCCGCTCGTGCGCGCGTCTTACGACGACCCGTTATACACCTACTCCGTGAACGTGATGGGCACCGCGAACGTGCTGGAGGCGGCCCGGCACAACGATGCGCTGCGCGCGATCGTTTGCGTCACCACCGACAAATGCTACGAGAATCGCGAATGGGTGTGGCCGTACCGCGAGTCCGACGCGCTGGGAGGTCGCGATCCCTACTCGAGCAGTAAAGCCTGCGCCGAAATCGTCGCTTCGGCTTACTCGAGAAGCTTCTTCTCGGGCGATTCCAGTCCGGGACTCGCGACCGCGCGCGGCGGAAACGTTATCGGCGGCGGCGATTGGTCGGTAGACCGGATCGTTCCCGATATGGTGCGCGCGTTTCGTTCCGGCGTTCCGGCCGAAATCCGCAATCCGGATGCGGTGCGGCCCTGGCAGTTCGTGCTCGACGCGCTCGACGGCTATCTCACGCTCGCGGAACGTCTTTACGAACGTCCGCGCGAGTATTCGCAAGCGTGGAACTTCGGCCCCACGTCGGAGTATCGCGTCGGCACGATTGCCGATCGTTTCCGCGACGCCTGGGGTAACGGTGCGCGTTGGGTTGCGGTCTCGCGCGAGGATTTTCGTAAAGAAGCCGCACTGCTCAAACTCGACAGCTCGAAGGCGCGCAGCCGTTTAG comes from the Candidatus Baltobacteraceae bacterium genome and includes:
- the rfbG gene encoding CDP-glucose 4,6-dehydratase; translated protein: MECEQSAVEGLGLNPNFWRGKRVFVTGSTGFKGAWLCYWLHSAGADVRGFALAPEGNPNLYKALALEELVANDIDDVRDREAVGKALLASRCDVVFHLAAQPLVRASYDDPLYTYSVNVMGTANVLEAARHNDALRAIVCVTTDKCYENREWVWPYRESDALGGRDPYSSSKACAEIVASAYSRSFFSGDSSPGLATARGGNVIGGGDWSVDRIVPDMVRAFRSGVPAEIRNPDAVRPWQFVLDALDGYLTLAERLYERPREYSQAWNFGPTSEYRVGTIADRFRDAWGNGARWVAVSREDFRKEAALLKLDSSKARSRLGWTDRFATPEAIEELAGWYTGYYGGTGARELTQRAIDRFAALATERR
- the rfbF gene encoding glucose-1-phosphate cytidylyltransferase yields the protein MKAVILAGGLGTRISEETLVRPKPMIEIGGRPILWHIMKTYSAHGVHEFIVCCGYKGYMIKEYFANYSLHSSDITIDLAKNALRVHQSNVEPWSVTLVDTGDATQTGGRLKRVAEYLDGQDFCFTYGDGLSDVNVADLIAFHQRHGTLATVTAVQPPGRFGQLKLDQQKITSFNEKPQGDGAWVNGGYFVLSPKVLDYISGDDASWEREPVERLAAEGNLSAFVHRGFWQPMDTLRDKIALEEMWNANKAPWKVWD
- a CDS encoding pentapeptide repeat-containing protein, producing MPDLQDTSKSKVWDFGAVVLGLCALFIVGAFCALVIVNGLTASHVTTTIVDAKTTPSPSPHPAALADLSAFEARPDAAHWTPLHQDFVVGPFTPIMGSRLVNVLVSRDLPRPLVNAVAEDLSSFDEGNAIHDLRLINIASRVDGDPGTAAEVRRSSLFIWLILALRSSYDSGGVDLTRTDLRTGGNFVGQGMNLQSVDFTGAMMGGGEWHGSNLTFAQFTGVQLEKPLTCTGCSWGNIRVAGRAKLADNGWVLP